The Epinephelus lanceolatus isolate andai-2023 chromosome 13, ASM4190304v1, whole genome shotgun sequence genomic interval ACATGATGTCAAAGTTAAAGCATTTTTCACACAATGATGATTTGTCACATTCGACCTCACtcataatgtttgtttatgtcGGTAATAAAACAACATAGCCTGTATATATGTGCACACATGCTTTCACACGTAATATAAAATATCAATTTTCCCCACAGCATCTTGTTTCCTTCACTTTGTCCTCTTTCACCTGAACCTTCACTTCTACAACTGTTCAAAGTTTTCTGAAAAGTCTCATCTTCAGCTTCTTCAGGTGTCTTTCTTTGACTTTTCATCAGTCATCCTACATCAAATGATCAGACTTCCAGGAAAGGTGAGCTTCTGCTTCAAAACCAGCATTAATGTTCTCTTTGTTGGCACACTGTGCACATGTTTCTAGAAGCAAATGCATAAAGGAGTGGATTCAGGCAGCTATTCACAAATGTCAGTGCTGTAGCAATGTCCCTGCTGTCCCCAAAAAACTTCATCAGGCTCTCATTTTTGAGTAAAACACCTGCCACACCAAGCACATTTATGATATGATAGGGCATCCAGAGGACAAAAAAGGTCACGATGATACTTGTGACCAGCCGGGTCGTCTGTGGGTTGTTGAAGAAAGCTGCCTGGTCCACTGTTCTGTAAAGGCTGATGTATGAAAATGCCACAACAGAAATTGAAATAAATCCTATCAGGGTCTCTGTCAGCTGCACGGCCACCTGCTGGGCCTCAGAAGAGAAGCCATAATTGCAGTGTGTCCAGTGCTGATCTGTGGTCAGCTGCCGAACCACTAAACGAGAGATGGACAGGATCATCGCAACCAGCCAGAGCAGAACCAGCAGCCTCCTCCTTCCTCGCTGATCTAAGAACGTCTGTAGGCGCACCACCTGGAGGTAGCGCTGAATGCTCAGCACAGTCACAGTCTGCATGCTACAATAAATGCTGCACAACACAAAATAAGCCAGGAGCTTACAGGCCACCAGGCCGAGGTTCCAGCTGAACAGTAAAGAGTAAATCCACAGAGGCAGGGTGATCAGACAGAGCAGGTCTGATATGGCCAAATTCAGCATCAGAATCTGGCTCAGACTGGACATGTTCTCCCAGTTTGGTCTGAGGATGATCACAGCAATGTTTCCAGGAACTCCCAGCAggaagcagacagacagcaccACCGCAGGGACCAGACCGCTGGAGTCCCAGGAGGCAGGAGGTGGATGtccaggagaggaggagatgttAGAAGTGACCGCAGAGGAGTTGAGTTGTTCCATGCTGCAAACTTGCTGACAGAGAAGCTGAACGTTGTGCACTGAGCCAGTGAGGATGGCAActgtgtcagtcagtcagaggagCAAGGTGATTTCTCACAATGCATACAAAGAGGAggaagtaaaaaacaaaaggtaTTTTTCATATGCAAACTATATTCCATGAATAGTTTGCATGGCTTTAGAATCTGACgcatttttccacattttgtttCCTGCACAGGGAACAGTTTTCATCACAACAGAAGTAACAAGAATagagccctgtttccaccgagtagttcagttcagttcagatcAGTATgcattttttccgtttccactgtgaaaagttgtggatggtaccaatggaactgttccgtgccatccccatttttggtccccctctgttggggtacctagcacacagatctggtactaaaaggtggagctgtgaacactgcagtctgttgattggtcaatagaggacggtcactctgctcagggctgagttgtggctggttttgaggctcatgtaaccactgttcatacagtgga includes:
- the LOC144466472 gene encoding leukotriene B4 receptor 1-like; this encodes MEQLNSSAVTSNISSSPGHPPPASWDSSGLVPAVVLSVCFLLGVPGNIAVIILRPNWENMSSLSQILMLNLAISDLLCLITLPLWIYSLLFSWNLGLVACKLLAYFVLCSIYCSMQTVTVLSIQRYLQVVRLQTFLDQRGRRRLLVLLWLVAMILSISRLVVRQLTTDQHWTHCNYGFSSEAQQVAVQLTETLIGFISISVVAFSYISLYRTVDQAAFFNNPQTTRLVTSIIVTFFVLWMPYHIINVLGVAGVLLKNESLMKFFGDSRDIATALTFVNSCLNPLLYAFASRNMCTVCQQREH